The sequence TAATTATACCAGAATCCTCTTTCCCCGCACTCAGGGCATGGTTTGCAAGACCCGGTGAAATCATTACAATTTCAGATCACAAAAACCGATTCTACAGGGCCAGACTTGCAGAGTGGGACGGCACCAATGCTGTTGCCCATGTATTCCAATCTCTCCCGGAAAATCATGAGCCCAGGGTCAAAATAACAGTTTTCCAGGCAATTCCTGAAAAGGAAAGATTCGAACTCATTCTTCAAAAACTGACTGAAATAGGTGTCTCGGCCATCGTTCCATTTGTTTCAAGAAAATCATTAACCATTGAAGAAAGAGATTCGTCCCAGAAAAAATCCCATAAATGGCCGGAAATTCTTGTTAAAGCTGCAAAACAATGCAGAAGAGGCATCATTCCAGGGCTTGGAGAATCAATAAAATGGGATAATCTTTTGGAAACCGTACATATATTTTCAAAAGCAGCAATACTCAGCGAGCACAATGGGGGCGTTACAATAACTGAGGCTTTCAAAAATATTGAATCAGGAGAAATTTGCCTTATAGTCGGCCCAGAGGGAGGTTTTTTAAAAAATGAAATATCCGAAGCTGCTCAAAAAGGAGTAGTACCTGTATCTTTAGGCTCAAGAATCCTCCGTACTGAAACAGCCTCAATGGTAGCTGCGTCACTCGCAGTGTACATAACAGGAGGCTTCTCTTAGCTGTATAAATCGTGTATTCATTTGCAAAAATGCTTTACAGGGAAACCCTTTTCAAAAGGGCTTCCCATTTTCTCACCAAACTTTTTGGCTGTGTGATTTTAAAAGAAATACTGAGGCCATGCTCAAGGACGCACATTGGTTCGTCCCCAAAAACAATATTGAAAACAGAGCATAGCCATTTAATCTATGGAATAATGCTCCCCAGCCCTTGGAACAAATGCTTTGTATCCCTTGTCTTTTAAAAATTCTGCGAAGGCTTCTGACTGGTCTTCTTCACCGTGAACAACCGCTATCCTTTTTATATTAAGATTGCTCTTCTTCAAAAATGAATAAAGCTCATTTTGATCCGCATGGGCACTAAAGCCACCAAGTTTTAGTATTTTGGCCTTAAGCGGGTATTCCTTATTCAGAATTCTCAAAACAGGCGCGGGTCCTTTTCTTCCGTTTTTCTCATAAGCAGATCCTTCTTCAAGAATTTTTCTACCGAGGGTATGCTGAGCCATATATCCGACTATCAGTATTGTATTTTTTTCATCATGGATCTTACAACGCAGATGATGCAAAATTCTTCCTGATTCACACATGCCTGAAGCTGATATTACTATATGTGGTCTTTCTTCACGCATGAGATTCATGGACTCCTCCACAGAAGAAACATACTCGATTCCAGGAAATATGAACGGATTCTGGCCTTTTTCCAAAAAGGTCGCATGTGTTTCTCTGTCGTATTCTTCAGGATGCTCTCCGAAAACAGATGTGATATTGCCAGCCAGAGGGCTGTCAACATAGATTGGTATATCAGGGATCTCTCTATTGTTTTTCATCTCATGAAGAGTATAGATAAGCTCCTGGGTCCTTCCGAATGCAAAAGCAGGAATAAGCACAGACCCGCCTTTTTCAACAGCTTCAAAAATCGTCGATTTAAGAGCTTTGGATGAATCCTCGACAGGCTCATGAATCCTGGAACCATAAGTACTTTCCATTATAAGTAGATCAAGATCCCTGTCATCGGCATCGAACTCAAGAACAGGATCCTTTATTATAGGCCTGTCAAAACGACCAATGTCTCCTGTATATCCGATCTTTAAAGTTTTTCCTTTTTCTTTTACAGTAAAAATTGAAATGCCGGAACCAAGAATATGCCCTGACTCATAAAATTTACATGTGATGTATTTCCCAACCTTGATTGATTGGGAATAAGGATAACCTTCAAAATAACCAAGACATAATTGCGCATCTTCTGTATTATAAAGTGGTTCCACATGTTCAAGATTATATTTTCTTATGACCTGGGATACGGATTCCTTGTTGATCTTTTCACCTTCAGGCTTGAGATCTTTTATGTCGATATCTGTTCGCCTGCGTTTGTCCTTATGTCCATTAGGATTTTGAAATCTTGCAAGGAAACTTTTAACAGTTTTATAATTCAGGTAAGTAGCATCAGATTCCTGAATATGTGCGCAATCCAGCAACAAGTAAGTGCATGCATCCTTCGTAGCTCGTGTGCAGATTATTCGGCCACCGAATTTCCCCTTGGTCAGCAGAGGCAATCGGCCGGAATGATCTATGTGTGCATGGGAAAGAACAACATTTGTAATAATTGCCGGATCAAATGGGAACACCAGGTTTTTGGACTCACTGTCTTTTCTCTTGCCCTGATGCAGGCCGCAGTCCAAAAGTATCCTGTCATCTCCTGATTCCATAAGATGCATAGAACCTGTGACTTCTCTAACCGCACCATAAAAAGTAATATTCATTTTTTATCTCCATGAGATGAATAATCGAAGCCATTTACTCTAACCAAGTATAATTCAATATGCATTTTATGTCTCCAACATTATTGTTTAGACTGATTCAGGCGTCTACTCGCTTTTTAGATAAAGTATTAAGCACTTTAGTCGTTTTGACGACTGCACATAAAGAAGAAGTTAAAAACAAAGTTCACCATAAAAACACTGGGCCTAAAAAAAATCTTGTAATCGCGCCTTATATCGTATATTAAAAAAAGAAATCCTGAAAAAAATCTCCATACACATCTATTTGGAGTACATCTTAAACATCAGGATGCTATAAAAACCTCTGGAAACTCGTACCTATTTATTTCAACGATTTTATCTTTTCCAGTCATACTATTTGTTTTTATATTACAATTAAATAAAAAACTAATTGTCATGGACTACTGTGTCCCAGGCATTAATTGGTGTATGTAGTGAGCTAATTTCGGCCCGTTAATTTTTATATCTTTAATATATCTCAACATCCTTTCAGAATAACTGTATCTTACAGATCCGCATCAAGGAGGCAATTCTTATGAACAAACCGATCAATTTATTTACCCAACCTGAATATTCAACAGAAACTGTTATTCATGCATTTGAATCCGGCCAGCTTTTTATGAATGGCCTGTTAAAATATTTCGATATATTTCTCGACCCCCTCCCTAATGCGATCAATGCCTTTTTAACTGCGGAGCAAAAAAACCCGGCTTGCAGCCATGACGATTTCAGTGATTTCAACGAACTTATGGACTGGAACATGGCTCTGGCTGAAAAAAATATCCGATCAGGATTTGAAGAATTCAACAAATACAGCAGCTCAAGGCTTCAAGGATGGACCAAGGCGTGGATGGATTATGTTGAAGGAAATCATGAAGGGTTCAGAACTTTTTTCCAGGAAGAAGCTTCAACAATGCGACATATGGCAACATCCATTGACAAAGCCATATCAGAAATTGAAGATCATTTTGGTCTAAAACTGTCGGATAGCGATTGCTATAAAAAAGTTGCGGGAACGGAGAGATTTGACCTTTACCAGGTTCTCCCCAATTTGCCAGATGTAACTGTTCGTGAATTCGGAAAACCTGTTTTGCTTATTCCACCATATGTTTTAGGCCCAAATATTCTTGCATTTCTTCCAAATGAAGGCCGCAGTTATGCACACAGTTTTGCAAACAAAGGTATTCCAACATACATTCGCGTAGTCAAAAACATAAATGTTCATCCTTCAGTACAGACAATGACAGGCGAGGATGATGTGCTCGATACAAAATATTTTTGTGAATTTCTTATGAATAAGCATGAGAAGCAAGTTTCTTTAAACGGATACTGCCAGGGCGGATTCATGGCAATGACAGGAATGCTGACCGGAGAACTGGATAATGTTGTCGACACATTAATAACCTGCGTTGCTCCTCTGGATGGAACAAGAAGTCCTGGATTAACAAGTTTCCTGAGTAGCCTTCCGGAACGATACAGAAAACTCGACTATGCGACAAAGATCCTTGAAAATGGCAATTCTGTAATAGACGGGAAACTTATGGGCTGGGTGTTCAAGCTCAAAAACATAGAAAGGGAATCACCTTTATCAAATATGATGTCTGACATGAAGATGATCCAAGACAGACCAAGCGACCACAAACCGGTTCCCAAAATAGCTGCGGCCATAAACAGATGGATCTGCGGTGACAGGACGGATCTGCCGCTTGATATCAGCAAGATGAGCTTTGCGTCATATACCATTCCGATTGACAGAGAAGGCAATCTTCCATTCAGACTTTTTGGCAAAAAACTTAACCTGAAACATATTGAAAACAAGGGAATCAATTTCCAGATTTGTTATGCAGAAAAAGATGATCTGGTCGAAAAAAGTGCTGCGCTTGCCCCCCTTGATTTTATAAAAGCAGAAATAACCTCTTTCCCTAAGGGGCATGGGGCTATTGCCACTTCTTGGTCTAAACCTGATTCAGCATATCCGCTTGATGGTGAATTTAACGGGTATAGGGGGCCAGTGAAATTTCACCTTGACATCGAAGAAAAAACTGAGAACGAAATGAATAAAAACGCTGCGTAGTCAATGTTTTTTTATTTTGATCTGGCAAGGTGACAAAAAGTCAGATTCCCGTCATTCTCACTCAGGCTGGAATTCATAAGCAACTGAGAAAAATGGATGCAGGATAAAGGC is a genomic window of Desulforegula conservatrix Mb1Pa containing:
- a CDS encoding RsmE family RNA methyltransferase, translated to MITQINNGGMESIIRVCSTPELEQDIIIPESSFPALRAWFARPGEIITISDHKNRFYRARLAEWDGTNAVAHVFQSLPENHEPRVKITVFQAIPEKERFELILQKLTEIGVSAIVPFVSRKSLTIEERDSSQKKSHKWPEILVKAAKQCRRGIIPGLGESIKWDNLLETVHIFSKAAILSEHNGGVTITEAFKNIESGEICLIVGPEGGFLKNEISEAAQKGVVPVSLGSRILRTETASMVAASLAVYITGGFS
- a CDS encoding MBL fold metallo-hydrolase RNA specificity domain-containing protein, giving the protein MNITFYGAVREVTGSMHLMESGDDRILLDCGLHQGKRKDSESKNLVFPFDPAIITNVVLSHAHIDHSGRLPLLTKGKFGGRIICTRATKDACTYLLLDCAHIQESDATYLNYKTVKSFLARFQNPNGHKDKRRRTDIDIKDLKPEGEKINKESVSQVIRKYNLEHVEPLYNTEDAQLCLGYFEGYPYSQSIKVGKYITCKFYESGHILGSGISIFTVKEKGKTLKIGYTGDIGRFDRPIIKDPVLEFDADDRDLDLLIMESTYGSRIHEPVEDSSKALKSTIFEAVEKGGSVLIPAFAFGRTQELIYTLHEMKNNREIPDIPIYVDSPLAGNITSVFGEHPEEYDRETHATFLEKGQNPFIFPGIEYVSSVEESMNLMREERPHIVISASGMCESGRILHHLRCKIHDEKNTILIVGYMAQHTLGRKILEEGSAYEKNGRKGPAPVLRILNKEYPLKAKILKLGGFSAHADQNELYSFLKKSNLNIKRIAVVHGEEDQSEAFAEFLKDKGYKAFVPRAGEHYSID